CCCAGGTCCGCCCCGCTCGCCAGCGCCCGCGACGCCGGGCCGACATTCGCCCACAGCATCAGGGGGAGGTAGAGCAGGACGGCGACCACCAGCACGACCAGCATTGGGAGAAGGGACCCGGTGAGCCTTCCCCTTCTGGGCGCGGCGGTCATGCGTGCCCTTTCCGGAGGAGTTCGCGTACCTGGGTCATCAGCTCGAAAAAGCGCGGCAATTCGCGGGTGTCGTCCCCCCTGGGTTGGGGCAGGTCCACGTCCACCACGCTCTCAATCTTGCCGGGCCGGGCGGTCATCACCACCACCCGGGTGCTGAGGAACACCGCCTCGCTGATGCTGTGCGTCACGAAGATGACCGTCTTGCCCGTCTCGCGCCACAGCCGCAGCAGTTCGAGGTTCAGGTGCTCGCGCGTGATCTCATCGAGCGCCCCGAAGGGCTCGTCCATGAAGAGCAGCGGCGGGTCGAAGGCCAGCGCCCGGGCGATGCTCACCCGCTGCTGCATGCCGCCCGAAAGCTGCCAGGGGTAGCGCCGCTCGAAGCCTGAGAGCCCCACGAGGTTCAGCATCTCGCGGGCACGGGCCGCCCGGTCGCCGGGCACGTTCATCACCTCCAGCGGCAGCAGGACGTTGCTCAGCACCGTGCGCCACTCCAACAGCGCCGGGGCCTGGAAGACATACCCGTACTTGCGCTCCCGCCTCGCCTGCCCCGGCGGCTGTCCCCCAATCAGGATGGTTCCGGCGGTCGGTTGCACGAGGTCCGCCAGCAGCCGCAGCAGGGTCGTCTTGCCACATCCCGACGGCCCGATCAGGCTGATGAACTCCCCCCGCCCGATGTTCAGGTTCGCGTCCTGAAGGGCGACGGTTTGCCCACCCGGGTGCGGAAAGACCATCTGGAGGTCCCGGATGGCGACGATGGGCTCGGAGGAGGGGGGGTGAACGGCCTGGGAAGGAAGCACTTGTGTCACGGGGGCGCTCCTGTCAGAAAGACCTCAAGAACTGGGGGGTTTTGTCCTGTTCACCCTCCCTCCTGGCAGGAGAGAGTTGGGGAGAGGAAACGGGGGGCTACCCCTGGTCGCCCCTCCGCCTCACCGCCGCAGCAGTTGCCCCCGCCCCGGGTCCCCCACGAATTGCCCGCCCTCCACCGCCACCTCGCCGCGCACGGTCACCACGTCGGGCCGCCCGTCGATCTCCCAGCCCTCGAAGCCGCTGTAGTCGTTGTTCATGTGGCTTGTGCTCGCCGAGATGCGGCCCCGGTAGGCGGGGTCGTAGATCACGAGGTCGGCATCCGACCCCACGGCGATGGTGCCCTTGCGCGGGAAGAGCCCGAACAGCCTGGCCGCCTTCGTGCTCGCCGATTCCACGAAGCGGCTGAGACTCAGCCCGCCCCGGCTGACCCCGTAGGTGTAGAGCAGGTTCACCCGGTCCTCGATGGCGGGGATCCCGTTCGGAATCTTGGTGAAGTCGCCCTCGCCCATCGCCTTCTGGGCCACGTCGAAGGGGCAGTGGTCGGTGCCCACCGTATCGATCAGGCCCTGCTCCAGCGCCGTCCAGAGCGCCTGCTGATTGTGCTTCTCGCGCAGCGGCGGGCTCATGACGTACTTGGCGCCCTCCACTCCGGGGCGCTCGGCATAGGTCTTGTCCAGCAGGAAGTGCGGGATGACCGACTCGATATGGAGTCTCACTCCCCGCCGCTTGGCCTCCAGCGCCGCCTCCAGCGCCCGCTCGTTGGAAAGGTGAACCACATACCCCTCGGCTCCGGTCATCTCCAGGAAGGCGGCGAAGTGAGCCGTGCCCT
This window of the Deinococcus apachensis DSM 19763 genome carries:
- the hydA gene encoding dihydropyrimidinase, with product MSLLIKNGRIITADADYTADLLVEGETISQIGEGLTAPEGVRVIDASGKYVFPGFIDPHVHVYLPFMGTFAKDTHTTASQAALIGGTTTYIEMLAPSQSEPLREGWEKWTGLAEGKSACDYTFHLGVTRWDDDTEATLRDLVARGMKSFKVFLAYKGAFGIDDDVLYRVLTLARELGVVVTAHCENAELVAQLQRKLLAEGKTGPEWHEPSRPEGVEAEGTAHFAAFLEMTGAEGYVVHLSNERALEAALEAKRRGVRLHIESVIPHFLLDKTYAERPGVEGAKYVMSPPLREKHNQQALWTALEQGLIDTVGTDHCPFDVAQKAMGEGDFTKIPNGIPAIEDRVNLLYTYGVSRGGLSLSRFVESASTKAARLFGLFPRKGTIAVGSDADLVIYDPAYRGRISASTSHMNNDYSGFEGWEIDGRPDVVTVRGEVAVEGGQFVGDPGRGQLLRR
- a CDS encoding ABC transporter ATP-binding protein → MTQVLPSQAVHPPSSEPIVAIRDLQMVFPHPGGQTVALQDANLNIGRGEFISLIGPSGCGKTTLLRLLADLVQPTAGTILIGGQPPGQARRERKYGYVFQAPALLEWRTVLSNVLLPLEVMNVPGDRAARAREMLNLVGLSGFERRYPWQLSGGMQQRVSIARALAFDPPLLFMDEPFGALDEITREHLNLELLRLWRETGKTVIFVTHSISEAVFLSTRVVVMTARPGKIESVVDVDLPQPRGDDTRELPRFFELMTQVRELLRKGHA